In Pirellulaceae bacterium, one DNA window encodes the following:
- a CDS encoding amidohydrolase: MHNPEETMHRIDALLSHVWMVRAFLKHSEEAEEDEELCEVHRSLYDYMLALGGPLNSGDAEAYLRQAKKKLRKLKSATELFCEIQPEISQHTNFQMAVHSLTVAVQQIDSLLNDA, translated from the coding sequence ATGCACAACCCTGAAGAGACGATGCACCGGATCGATGCACTCCTGAGCCATGTCTGGATGGTGCGTGCGTTCCTGAAACACAGCGAAGAGGCGGAGGAAGACGAGGAGCTTTGTGAGGTTCATCGTTCCCTCTATGACTACATGCTTGCCCTGGGGGGACCACTCAACAGTGGAGACGCAGAGGCCTATCTGCGACAGGCAAAAAAAAAGCTGCGAAAGCTAAAATCGGCAACCGAATTATTCTGCGAAATACAACCTGAGATCTCGCAACACACAAATTTCCAAATGGCGGTTCACTCCCTTACCGTTGCCGTACAACAAATTGATTCACTCTTGAACGACGCCTAA
- a CDS encoding ABC transporter permease, with product MDTPHKFDGRQYALKSLLHHWQVSLAVMLGIITGTAVLTGALIVGDSVRGSLQRLTIERLGKIDEILIADHFFAAELVQRIQSDPQALAGFESAQGAILFSQASAEHPTTDQSFRATNITVIGSTETFWNLGDIQTKPTRIPSGREIVLNQPLADRLQAKLGDTLILRLAQDKAIAADSTLADTSDLTRSLAELKVVAIVPAEGLGRFSLQANQATPFNAFLPLETLQTALDRPHKINAILFAGKRLDLAPDPASVARLKEAIRPTLDDAGLILKRVERQYWNEGRNSPEIAYRYYSLSTDRMVFSDKVHDAILQALGEFDVQPVMTYLANSIAQTGQADSDQVIPYSTITAVDSTAQLGPLIDKQGEPIAPLQNDEIVLNSWAANDLDVQPGDEIQISFFDPETTHGETRETTRAFRLREIVPLTPPLLPYTDDTSARYVSPPSAATDPDLTPSVPGITDQASIDEWDPPFPFDYRRIRNPKDEDYWDNYRTTPKAFISFATGQDLWRSRFGQTTSFRLPIDNTVNEEQIRQRVSQVINAQLEQFGFHLLHVKSDGLQASSGTTPFSLLFLGFSFFIIASAIMLVALLSRLAVEQRGRNAGLLLAVGLTRKQMTRLFLYEGFGLSVGGALIGSLLGIAYANLMLIGLKTWWVEAIVTPFLELVINPWSLILGLLGGVAASLLTLIATLRGLRQLSVRRLLSGRVTADVTIAVRRQWFYLPPVLLLLALVLAILATRLAGEAQAGAFFGSGAIALIAAFTWTSQRLKQLAVGGKDQPEKLNIWRLALKNLARNPRRSTLTIGLMAAACFLIVAISAFRLSPTTEGTGGFQLFAQTDLPIFENLNDPTVRVDVMGSAAGPLNNSTFFSFRLQGGDDASCRNLYQSQRPRVIGCPPNFIEHFNNPEKTAFGWAASAGNDPTTKANPWLLLDQHLESAIPVVLDKNTAMYSLHLYGGIGERFEIDYGAAGTVTFEVVGLLSNTILQGALIVSEDNLLNVFPNISGYRYFLIHCLPSQTDESARLLEETFSDQGWTTTESTDFLQELLAVQNTYLSTFQSLGGLGLLLGTFGLAAVQLRNVFERRHELALLQAVGFSKYQLAHLVLGEHLVLLLAGLGMGLVAALIAVVPHAWSGGAKPPWFTVFSILSLLLIVGVITGAMAIYRVLTTPTLEALRDE from the coding sequence ATGGATACACCCCACAAATTCGACGGTCGTCAGTACGCTCTCAAGAGCTTGCTACATCACTGGCAAGTCAGCTTGGCAGTAATGCTGGGGATCATTACAGGCACCGCGGTCCTGACCGGCGCATTGATTGTTGGGGACTCAGTCCGTGGAAGCCTCCAGCGATTGACAATCGAACGTCTTGGCAAGATCGATGAAATCCTGATCGCAGACCATTTCTTTGCCGCCGAACTTGTGCAAAGAATTCAGTCCGATCCGCAGGCATTGGCGGGTTTTGAGTCGGCACAGGGAGCCATACTATTCAGCCAAGCGAGTGCAGAACATCCCACAACCGATCAAAGCTTTCGGGCCACAAACATCACGGTGATCGGCAGCACAGAGACGTTTTGGAATTTGGGAGATATCCAGACAAAGCCTACCCGAATCCCCAGTGGGCGAGAAATCGTTTTAAACCAGCCACTCGCCGATCGTCTTCAGGCCAAACTTGGCGACACACTCATCTTACGACTCGCCCAGGATAAAGCGATTGCGGCCGATAGCACACTGGCCGACACCTCTGACTTAACACGGAGTCTGGCAGAACTCAAGGTAGTCGCGATTGTTCCTGCAGAAGGACTAGGGCGATTTTCACTCCAAGCGAATCAAGCGACCCCATTCAACGCATTCTTGCCACTGGAGACGCTCCAGACAGCCTTGGATCGTCCGCACAAGATCAACGCGATTCTATTCGCGGGCAAACGGCTTGACCTTGCTCCTGATCCAGCCAGCGTCGCCCGACTGAAGGAGGCAATTCGTCCAACGCTAGACGATGCGGGGCTGATTCTGAAACGTGTCGAACGTCAATATTGGAATGAGGGACGCAACTCCCCGGAAATCGCCTACCGCTATTACAGCCTCTCGACCGACCGAATGGTATTCTCGGATAAGGTCCACGATGCAATCCTACAAGCGCTGGGTGAGTTCGACGTGCAGCCGGTGATGACTTATCTGGCCAATTCGATTGCCCAAACTGGCCAAGCCGACTCCGATCAGGTGATTCCCTACTCCACCATCACCGCCGTCGATTCGACCGCGCAACTCGGCCCACTGATCGACAAACAGGGCGAACCAATCGCGCCTCTCCAAAATGACGAAATTGTACTGAACTCCTGGGCGGCTAATGACCTTGATGTCCAACCTGGGGATGAAATTCAGATTTCTTTTTTCGATCCAGAAACAACACATGGCGAAACCCGTGAGACAACGAGAGCGTTTCGCTTGCGAGAGATCGTGCCACTCACGCCCCCCTTGCTACCCTATACGGACGATACCTCCGCGCGATACGTAAGTCCACCGTCAGCAGCCACAGACCCAGACCTAACTCCCAGTGTTCCCGGCATCACGGATCAAGCATCAATCGATGAGTGGGACCCTCCTTTCCCATTCGACTACCGTCGGATCCGAAACCCCAAAGACGAGGATTACTGGGACAACTATCGAACGACCCCGAAAGCATTTATTAGCTTCGCTACCGGCCAAGATTTGTGGCGTAGTCGGTTCGGGCAGACCACTTCTTTTCGATTACCGATCGATAATACGGTCAACGAAGAACAAATTCGCCAGCGAGTGAGCCAAGTGATCAACGCTCAACTTGAGCAATTCGGTTTTCATTTGTTACATGTCAAATCAGATGGCCTTCAGGCTTCATCGGGAACTACTCCTTTTAGTTTACTTTTTCTTGGATTCAGTTTTTTCATCATCGCCTCTGCCATCATGCTCGTGGCGCTGTTGTCTCGCCTTGCCGTTGAACAACGAGGTCGAAATGCCGGCCTGCTGCTGGCCGTAGGCTTAACGCGCAAACAAATGACCCGCTTGTTTCTCTATGAAGGATTTGGCCTTAGCGTGGGGGGCGCCCTGATCGGTAGTCTCCTCGGTATCGCTTATGCCAATCTGATGCTGATCGGTCTCAAGACCTGGTGGGTCGAGGCAATCGTCACGCCGTTCTTGGAATTGGTGATCAATCCCTGGAGCCTCATACTGGGTTTGTTGGGGGGAGTTGCAGCATCGCTCCTAACGTTAATTGCCACCTTGCGGGGATTGCGGCAACTTTCTGTGCGGCGCCTGCTCAGCGGACGAGTCACCGCAGACGTAACGATTGCCGTTCGCCGTCAATGGTTCTACCTGCCTCCAGTCCTGTTGTTACTTGCCCTCGTGCTGGCGATCCTGGCGACCCGCCTCGCGGGCGAAGCGCAAGCGGGGGCTTTCTTCGGTAGCGGTGCGATTGCGTTGATCGCAGCCTTCACTTGGACATCGCAACGTCTGAAACAACTCGCTGTTGGGGGGAAGGACCAACCAGAGAAGCTCAACATCTGGCGGCTTGCCCTAAAAAACCTCGCTCGCAACCCCCGCCGCAGCACGCTCACCATTGGCTTGATGGCTGCGGCATGCTTTCTGATCGTGGCCATCAGTGCTTTTCGGCTGAGTCCCACCACGGAAGGAACAGGTGGATTTCAGTTATTTGCGCAAACGGATCTGCCGATCTTTGAAAACCTCAACGATCCAACGGTGCGGGTTGATGTAATGGGCTCAGCGGCCGGGCCACTAAACAACTCCACGTTTTTTTCCTTCCGCCTTCAGGGAGGCGACGATGCGAGTTGTCGCAATCTGTATCAATCTCAGCGTCCGCGCGTCATCGGCTGCCCGCCAAATTTCATCGAGCATTTCAACAATCCAGAAAAAACCGCATTCGGATGGGCTGCCAGCGCTGGCAACGATCCGACAACGAAGGCCAATCCCTGGCTTTTGCTTGACCAGCATCTCGAATCCGCGATTCCCGTTGTCTTGGACAAAAACACTGCGATGTACAGCCTGCATCTTTACGGAGGCATCGGTGAACGATTTGAAATCGATTATGGCGCAGCGGGGACTGTAACCTTCGAAGTCGTCGGCTTGTTATCTAACACAATCCTGCAGGGAGCATTGATCGTCAGCGAAGACAATCTTCTCAACGTATTCCCCAACATCAGCGGATATCGCTACTTTCTCATCCACTGCTTACCTTCGCAAACCGATGAATCGGCTCGTTTACTGGAAGAAACTTTCAGCGACCAAGGTTGGACAACCACCGAATCGACTGATTTTCTACAAGAGCTGCTTGCGGTTCAAAACACCTATCTTTCTACCTTTCAAAGCCTGGGAGGATTGGGGCTATTGCTGGGAACTTTTGGCTTAGCCGCGGTGCAGTTACGAAATGTTTTTGAACGCCGACACGAACTGGCCCTATTGCAGGCAGTCGGATTCTCCAAGTATCAGCTGGCCCATCTTGTCCTCGGCGAACATCTAGTGCTCCTGCTTGCCGGTCTGGGAATGGGATTAGTCGCAGCACTCATCGCAGTCGTACCACACGCTTGGTCGGGTGGGGCAAAACCACCTTGGTTCACGGTATTCAGCATTTTAAGCTTGTTGCTGATCGTGGGAGTGATCACGGGTGCCATGGCCATCTACCGAGTTCTCACCACACCAACACTTGAAGCGCTTCGCGACGAGTAA